CGGCCCTCGCCTACCTGGATCTCTCGACGGGCGAGTTCCTCGTGATGCGTCTCGACGGAGCGACGCCTGGCGAGATGCTCTCCCGGCGGACGGCGCGCGAGCTCGTGGCCTTTCCGTCCGAGCGGGAGGCGGTCACCCGCCTGCTGGAGCCGCTCGGCCCGGAAGCCCCGGTGTTGTCGGTCCTCCCCTCGGAATCGCCGCGTGGGCCGAGCGCCGCCGACCTCCTGCAGGGGCACTTCCGGACCTCCACGCTCGCCGGGTTCGGGCTCCCTCCATCCGGCCCGCTCGTCGACGCCGCCGCGGCCGTCCTCGCCTACGCCCGCTCGACGCAGAAGGCCGACTGCGCCCACGTCACCTCGCTCAGGACCGGGTCGGCCGGCGAGGGCCTCGTCGTGGACGCCGTGACGCAGGGGCACCTCGAGCTCTTCCGCTCGCTCCGGGACGGGGGGCGTACGGGAACCCTCCTGTCCGTCGTCGACCGGACCGGGACTCCTTTCGGGGCGCGCGCCCTGCGCCGCATCCTCGAGCAGCCGCCGGGCGCCAAGGACGCGATCGAGGAGCGCCTCGACGCCGTCGAGGACCTGGTCTCCACCCCGTCGCGCCTCGAGCCCCTGCGTGCGGCTCTCGCGACGCTACCCGACCTTCCGCGGCTCCTCGCCCGCGTCGCCGTCGGAAGCGGGACGCCGAGGGACCTGGGCGCCCTCGGCCTCGGCCTGGCCCGGGCCGCGGCGCTCGGACCGATTCTGGAGGGCTCCGTCTCCACGCTCCTGACGCCCGGCGGGGCGGCGTATCCGTCCGGGATTCCCGACGCCCTCGCGGCGCGGCTCGCCTCGACGCTCGTCGAAGCGCCTCCCGTCTCCGCCAAGGAGGGCAGCCTCGTCCGCGACGGCGCGGACGAGGCCGTCGACGCTCTCAGGAGGCTCCGCCTCGACGCCGCGACGCTGCTCGGCGCGCTGGAAGCGGCGGAGCGCAGCCGGCGCGGCATCCCGACGCTCCGCGTGAAGTTCAACCAGGTCTTCGGGCACGTCTTCGAGGTGCCCGGATCGGCGAGGGCGAAGATCCCCGAGGACGCGGTGAAGAGGCAGACGCTCGCGTCGGTCGAGCGCTACGCCACGGCCGAGCTCGTCGCGCTCGACGAAAAGCTCCGGTCGGCCGACGAGCGGCTCGCCGAGCGCGAGGCGGAGATCTTCCGCGAACTCTGCGACGCCGCGACGGCCGAAGCCGCCGCCGTGGGGGCGCTGTCCTCGGCGATCGGCCTGCTCGACGTCCTCGCCTCCCTTGCGGGCGTGGCCCGCGCCGAGCGCTGGTGCCGGCCCCGCATGGTCGCCGAGCCGGTGCTCGCGGTCGAAGGCGGGCGCCACCCGGTCGTCGAGGCGCTCCGCCGGCGCGAGCCGTTCGTCCCCAACGACACGGACCTGGGAGGCGACGCCCGCGTCGTCATCCTCACGGGGCCCAACATGGGGGGCAAGTCGACGTACCTGAGGCAGAACGCCCTCATCGTCCTTCTCGCCCACGCGGGCTCGTTCGTTCCGGCGTCGATGGCGACCGTCGGCCTCTGCGACCGCATCTTCACGCGCGTCGGGGCGTCCGACTCCCTCGCCCGGGGCGAGTCGACCTTCCTCACCGAGATGGCCGAGACGGCGCACATCCTCAGGCACGCGACCCTGCGCAGCCTCGTCGTCCTCGACGAGATCGGGCGCGGCACCGCGACGTTCGACGGCCTCTCGCTCGCCTGGGCGATCGCCGAGCATCTCCACGACACGCCCGGCGCTCCGGCGCGGGTCCTCTTCGCGACGCACTACCACGAGCTCACCGAGCTGGCCCTCGTGCGCCCCGGCGTGAAGAACCGGACGATGGCGGTCAAGGAGTGGAAGGGCGAGGTCGTCTTCCTCCGGAAGGTCGTGGACGGGGTCGCCGACCGCTCCTACGGCGTCCAGGTGGCCAGGCTCGCGGGTATTCCCGCCACGGTGACCGAGCGGGCGAAGGAGATCCTCGGGAACCTCGAGAAGCAGCAGCTCGACGTCGGCGGGCGGCCGCGCCTGGCCGAGCACGCGGGCGCTCCGCCTCCGTCCGACGTGCAGCTCGACCTGTTCCGGGGCCAGGAGGAGGTCGTCGTCGACGCGCTCCGCCGGCTCGACCTCGACACCCTCACGCCGCTCGCGGCGCTGAACGTCCTCGCGTCGCTCCGGGCGCGGCTGGAAGGAGCGGAATGAGCCTAGCCCCCCGTCTCGTCGTCGGCCTCGAAGGCCCCGGGCTCACCCCGGACGAACGCGCGTTCCTGTCGGAGCGCCGGCCGCTCGGCGTGATCCTCTTCCCGCGCAACCTCGAATCGGCCACCCAGGCCGCGGCTCTCGTTCAGGAGATCCGGGCTGCCTGCGATCCCTCTCCGCTTCTATTCGTCGACCAGGAAGGGGGACCCGTCGACCGGATCGGTCCGCTGCTCGGGGTCGCCTTCCCGTCCGCGGGCTCGCTCGCGGACAAGGGCGTCGACCGGATCCAGGAGTGCGCGTACCTGATGGGCCGCGCGGCGCGGCTCCTCGGCTTCGACGTCGACTTCGCCCCGGTCCTCGACCTTTCGCAACCCGGGACAGGAGCCGTCGTCCTGGCGGGGCGCTGCTACGGATTCCACGCCGAGGACGTCGTCATCGCGGGCATGGTGTTCCTTCACGGTCTCGCGCGCGCCGGCGTCGCGTCGTGCGTCAAGCATTTCCCCGGCCTCGGGCGCGGCCCGGTCGATTCCCACGTATCGCTCCCGGTCGTCGACGCCCACGACGTCGACCTGATGGTGACCGACGTCGCCCCGTTCACGAAGCTCGCGCGCGCCGCCGACGGAGTCATGGTGGGTCACGGGGCCTACCCCGGCTTCACGGGCGACGAGACCCCTGCGTCGCTCTCACCCCGGATCCACGCGATCCTGAGGGAGCGGATCGGCTGGGACGGCGTCGTCTACTCCGACGACCTCGGGATGGGCGCTCTCTCGGCCCGGAGCCATTCCGACCGCGCCTTGGAGGCGGCACGTGCCGGATGCGACGTCCTCGTCGTCTCCGGCAGCCTCGCCGAAGCCGTCGCCGCGGCCGACCGGCTCGAAGAAGCGGGCCTTTCAGAGGACCCCGGGCCGCTCGCCCGGATCGCGGCCCTCAGGAGGCGCGCCGACAGCTTCCCCCGGACGCCATTCGGCCCGGAGGCGTGGGACGCGCTCCGGGCCGAGGTGGAATCGTGGCTCGCGGAGCTGGCGAAGCCGCGCGTTTCGCGGAGCTTCGACGGCCCGTTTCCGCTCTAGAACGGCACGCTGTCGTCGGGGTCTTCGGCGGAGGGCTCGGGCGTGCCGGTGCCGGCGGGGGCGGCGGCGCCGCGGGTGCCGTCGGGCCTGCCTCCGAGCATGCGCATCTCGCGCGCCTTGATCTCCGTCATGTATTTCTTCTGCCCGCTCTCCTTGTCGTCCCAGCTGCGGGTCTGGATGGAGCCCTCGATGTAGACGAGCTGCCCCTTCGACAGGTAGCGCTCGCAGATCTGCGCGAGCTTGGGGTCCATCACGACCACCTTGTGCCACTCGGTCCGCTCCTGGCGCTGGCCGCTCGTCTTGTCGGTCCAGCTCTCGGACGTCGCGAGGCTCAGCTTGGCCATCGTGGAGCCGGACGGCAGCGCCTTGATCTCCGGATCTCCTCCGAGGTGGCCTACGAGGATGACCTTGTTCACGGAACCCGCCATGGGTTGTCCTCCTCCACTTCCGAATCTGAATGGCGCGCGAGGATATCAGAGGCTTTCGGGGCGCCCGGATCGTCCGGCTGCGAGAATGGCCGGGTGATCCTGCTCCTGCAGCGCGTCTCCCGTGCCGCCGTTCGGGTCTCCGGTGTAACGGTGGGGGAGGTCGGCCGCGGTCTCCTCGTCTTCGCCTGCGTCGAGCCCGGAGACGGTACCGACACGATGGACGAGGCGGCACGGAAGACCGTCGAGCTGAGGGTCTTCGAGGACGATCAGGGGAAGATGAACCTGGACGTGACCCAGGCGGGGGGAGCGGTCCTTGCCGTCTCCCAGTTCACGCTCGGAGCCGACCTCTCACGCGGGAGAAGGCCCGGCTTCGAGGGGGCCGCTCGCCCCGACGAGGCGCGGCCGCTCTTCGGGCGCTACCTCGCGGTCCTGCGTGCCTCGGGTGTCGCGGTCGAGACCGGGAGCTTCGGGGCGTCCATGGAGGTCGAGCTCGTGAACGACGGTCCCGCGACCTTCACGTGGCGGACGAAGCGGCGTCCGATCCCCTGAATCGCGAATCGGCACCGGGACGAAGCTCAGGACCGCGATCAGGAGGACGGCTGCCGCGATCCACTTGCGGAACGGGTCGAGGGGCGTGTCCTCGTCGTACACCTGGGGGTGACGCAGGCCCGTCAGCACGAGGACGATGCCGGCCCAGACCCACCAGCCCGTGTAGAGAAACCCCAGGGCGACGAGCGCGGCGAGGACGGGCCACCGGAAGTGCCTGTGGCGCCGGCCGAACACCGCGTAGAGCGTGTGGCCGCCATCGAGCTGGCCCGCCGGGATCAGGTTGATGGCCGTGACGAAAAAGCCCCACCACGCCGCCATGAAAGCAGGGTGCTCGACGACGTGGACGCTCGTGAAGGTGTGCCCCGTCAGGAGGAGCTGAAGGGCCTTCATCGCGAGCGGGTACCCGAAAAAGATGGTTCCCTCTCCGAGCGGCTCGAAGTTGAGCCGGGTGTGGAGGATCCCGTACACGGCGAACGGGATCGCCACGACGAAGCCGGCGATCGGTCCGGCCACCGCCATGTCGAAGAGGACTTTCTTGTCGCGGATCGGCTCCCTCACGCGAATGAAGGCTCCAAACGTTCCCGGAAGCGGAACGATCGGAAGGAAGGGCAGGAAGAACGGCGGCGAGGCGTCGACGCCGTACCGCCGGCACGCGAGGTAGTGCCCGAGCTCGTGCGCGAGGAGGATGAGCAGGAGCGGGACCGAGTAACCCAGGCCGGCCAGGATCAGTGCCGGCGTGATCCCGAGGAGCCCGGAGCGGGCGTCCACGAGCGCCAGTCGCGGGTCGTACCCCGCGGCCAGCTGAATCCCGACGAACGTCGTCGTCGCGAAGGTCAGCAATAGAAGCAGGGCGTGAAGCCACCACCGTTCAGGGCGGGGACGCGATGCAGGATGGGCCGTGGCGGGGAGGGGGAAGGCGACGGGAAGCGGTGGGAGGGGCGGCTCGGTATACGGCGCCGGGGGGAGGGGTGGGCCGGAGCTGTTCAGGCCTGCTCCGGGGAGGCTGCGACCGGGTCGGCCGCCGGCTCCTCGACCGTCATCAGGTCGCGAAGCTCCTTCCCGGGTTTGAAGCGGATGGTGAAGCCGGGCGGGATCTCGACCTGCTCGTCCGGGCGCTTGGGGTTCCGGCCGATCCCCTTCTTGCGCCGCTTGACGAGGAAGACCCCGAAACCGCGCAGCTCGATGCGTCCACCCGACGCCAGGGAGTGCCGCATGGTCTCGATGATCGTCTCGACGGCGCGGGCCGCCTTGATCCTCGCGACGCCCGTCTCCTCGGTCACGCGGTTGACGAGGTCGTTCTTGATCATTCGAGCGAAGTGTAAATCAAGTCGGGTCTAGAGGCTGCGAAGCCGGTTCTTGAGCAGGAGGATCTCGAGGGCGATCGCCGTGAGCGCTCCGAGACGCTTGAGCTCCATCGCTTTCGGAGGAGCTTCTCCTGGTCGGGCCTCGCCGAGAAGGAACAGGACGCTCTTCCCCTTCAGGGTCACCGGCACCGCAGCGACGACGGTCGGAAAAGCGGCACCGAGCGCCTCGAGGACCCGGCGGTTCCCGGGAAGGTCCGGGCAGGGACCGACGTAGAAACCGTCGGTGTTGCGCAGCGAGGCGAAGATCGACGGTTCCGAGAAGGTGATCGAAAAGGACCGAAGCCCGTCGGGGGGCTCGGGCACGGCGGCCCAGCCGATGACGCGATCGGCCTGCGCGATGAAGAGGGCGGCGCGATGGAGGAGCCGGCTGGCCTCGCCGAGAACGGCAGTGGCGATATCGTCCCGCGATTCCGCTCCCGAGAGGCTCGCGACGAGGTCGGCCGGAGCTTCCTCCTCCACGAGGGGTGCGGTCTCCTCGCCGCCGACGGCGCTCGTCGGCTCGGGAGGGTCGGCTGGGATCCCGACGGCCGTTCGGAGATTCCGCTCCTCGTGCTCGCCGAGCTCGATCTCGGTGACCGGAGTCGCCGTGAGCCGCGGGGGAGACGGCAACTCGGCGGGGTCGGGCGACACGACCGAAGAGGGCTCGGCGGCCTCGAACGGAAGAGGCTCCTGGAACGGACGCGGGGCCGGTCCGGCGGCGGTCCCGGCGGGGAGCGGCCGGAGGACGGCGGACGACGAACGCAAGAACGGCTTCGGCGTCTTCGGCGGCGCCACGGCGACCATGCCGTTTCCCGCTTCGATCCGCGCGGCCAGCTCCGGGTAGCGCGCGTCGATGGACACCCCGTAGTACTTCGAAAGGGCGACCTGCACCCGGAGGTCGAGGGCGACGAACGGACTGATGGCGAGACCGGTGAGAAAGGAGATCTCGTCGAGGGCGGGAAGGTCCCTGGGGTCCCGCATCGCGAGAGACAGGTTTCGGCCGAGCCGCCGGAAGGGGACCACGAAGAGGTTCGCGGCGAGCTTGCCCGGGACGAGGCGGAGGATATCGGGACGGATCTCGACGAGGTCCTCGGGTGTGCAGGTGGCCACTCCGTGCTGCACGGCGAGGGCCCGCAGGAGGAGATCCTCACGGATTCCTCCCAGCTCGAGGAGGTTCGTGCAGAGGCGCCCGCGCTGGCGAACCTGCTGGGCGAGCGCCCGGTCTCTCAGCTCGGCCGAGACCGCCCTTCCTCCGACGAGGATTTCTCCGATCCGGCGCCGCACCCCGTGAATCTAGCAGGAACGGCGGCGGACGCCGGTTAGAATTCGCTCGTCATGACGGCAAGACCACTCAGAGTCCTCATCGCCAAGCCCGGACTGGACGGCCACGACCGCGGTGCCAAGGTCGTCGCGCGTGCCCTGCGCGACGCCGGGATGGAAGTCATCTACACGGGCCTCCGGCAGACGCCCGAGCAGATCGCTGCGGCAGCCGTGCAGGAGGACGTCGACGTCGTCGGCCTCTCCATCCTCTCCGGGGCCCACAACGTTCTCGTTCCCGAGGTCATCGCCGCGCTGACCCGCAGGGGCTCCGAAGGGGTCTCGGTCGTCGTCGGAGGAATCATTCCCGACCGGGACATCGCCGGGCTGACCGCAGCGGGCGTCAAGGCGATCTTCCCCCCGGGGACCCCGACCACGACCGTCATCGAGTCCGTGCGCGCGCTGCGCAGGCCCCTGGAGGCGATCGCCGCCTCCTGAGCCCCTTCCGGGCGCGCCGGCAGGAGAGCGGCTCGGACGGGACGGGGACGAAAGCCCCGAAGAAACGGGGCGCGCCGCTAGAATCGCCGCCGTGAGCGACGTTCTCGCCAGCCGGATCGACCCCACCTCCGACGAGTACCGACGGAACCGCGAGCACCACGAGGCGCTCGCCCGCGAGCTGCGAGACCGGGTCGCGACGGCCCGGGAGGGCGGCGGATCGAAAGGCACCGCGCGTCAGGCCGAGCTCGGGAAGCTCTCCGTCCGTGGGCGCATCGAGCGCCTCCTCGACCACGACACGGCGTTTCTCGAGCTCTCGCCCCTGGCCGGCGACGGGATGTACGACGGGCAGGCTCCGGGCGCGGGCCTCCTGACGGGCATCGGCCGCGTGTCGGGGCGGGACGTGATGGTCGTCGCGAACGACCCGTCCGTGAAGGGTGGAACGTACTTCCCGATCACGGTCAGGAAGCACCTGCGCGCACAGGAAGTGGCGCTGGAGAACCACCTGCCGTGCATCTACCTCGTCGACTCCGGCGGGGCGTTCCTGCCGCTCCAGGCCGAGGTCTTCCCCGACCGCGACCACTTCGGACGGATCTTCTACAACCAGGCGCGGATGTCGGCCGCGGGCATTCCGCAGGTGTCGGCCGTTCTCGGTTCCTGTACCGCGGGCGGGGCGTACGTTCCGGCGATGTCGGACGAGGTCGTCATCGTGAAGGGTCAGGGGACGATCTTCCTCGCGGGTCCACCACTGGTCAAAGCGGCCACCGGAGAAACGGTCACGTCCGAGGAGCTCGGCGGCGGAGACGTCCACACCCGGATCTCCGGCGTCGCCGACTACCTCGCCGGGAGCGACGCCGAGGCGCTCGAGATGGTCCGCGAGATCGTCGCGCGCCTCAACACCACGAAGACGTTCTCGGGCGATCTGGCGCCCGCGGAGGACCCGCTCTATCCGGTGGAGGAGCTCTACGGCGTCCTTCCCCGGGACCTGAAGAAGCAGCTCGAGATCCGCGAGGTCCTGGCGCGGCTCCTCGACGGCTCGCGCCTGCACGAGTTCAAGCCGCGCTACGGGGCGACGCTCGTCTGCGGCTTCGGGCGGATCGCGGGGCTCCCGGTCGGGGTCCTCGCCAACAACGGCATCCTCTTCTCGGAGTCGGCCCTCAAGGGAACGCACTTCATCGAGATGGCCTGCCAGCGGCGGGTGCCGCTCCTGTTCGTCCAGAACATCACGGGCTTCATGGTGGGGAAGGCCTACGAGCACGGTGGCATCGCCAAGGACGGGGCGAAGATGGTCCACGCCGTCGCGAACGCCGCCGTCCCGAAGCTGACGCTCCTCGTCGGCGGCTCGTTCGGCGCCGGCAACTACGGCATGTGCGGCCGCGCCTACCAGCCCCGTTTCTCTTCAGCTGGCCGAATGCGCGGATCAGCGTCATGGGTGGAGAGCAGGCGGCCGGCGTCCTGGCGACGGTGAAGAACGACCAGCGCGAGCGCCAGGGACAGCCGCCGATGAGCCCGGAAGAGGATGCCGCCTTCCGGCGACCGACGCTCGAGAAGTACGAGGCCGAAGGAAGCCCGTACTACGCCACGGCGCGTCTCTGGGACGACGGCGTTCTCGACCCGGCCGAGACGCGGACCGTGCTGGCTCTCGCCCTCTCGGCCTGCCACAACGCACCGATTCCCGCGACGCCCTTCGGCGTCTTCCGGATGTGAGTCGACACGTGAGACGAATCCCCGCGCTCGCCCTCTCCCTCGTCCTTTTCGTTCTCGCCCTGCCCGCGGCCGCGGCGCCCCGGCGAGGAACCATCCGCGCGGTCGAGGTCACGTCGTTGACCCGGCAGAAGGCGTTTCTCTTCGTGAGGGCGAACCTGACGGCCGCGGCCCGGGGCGCGAGGCAGACCTTCCGCGGAGACGCGACGGTGTGGGGTGTCCCCCTGCCGCTGAAGGGCCCCGTCCAGGTCGCCGTGCAGCCCTCCGGGTCCGGGTGGGACGCCACGTTCCTCGTCGACCTCGAGCTGGGCTCGCTGCCGAAGGGGCTCCTCGACCGCGGAAGCGCCACCGCCGTTCCCGTCACGCTGAAGGGGACGCTCTCGGGCGAGGCGGGAACCGCGGTGACGGTCGATGCCGCCGGGGCGCTCCGCCCGGGAACCTCCGATCTCGTCGCTGGCCGCGACCTCGCGGAGACCTTCGTCCGCTTCGCCGGCGCCCGCCTCTCGGGGATCGGTCTCGCGGAGTCGAAGGGCGAGGCGCGGATCGCCGTCTTCAACCCGTTCCGCTTCGACGTGGCGCTGCGCAGCGTCCGGTATGAGCTGTCGTCCGACGGCCGCGAGGTCGCCCGGGGCAGCCGGCAGGGCCTCCTCGTCCGGCCGGGACGCGAAAACGAGATCGCCCTGCCGCTCACCGTCGGCAACGCCGCGGCGATCGCGGCCGCGGGGAAGGCGGTGGTGTCCGGCGGAAGGCTCTCGGGCCGCCTGACCGGGCAGCTCGTCGTCAAGCTCGGGACGGGCGACGTGAAGATCCCGCTCGAGGGCTCGGGGACGATCGAGGTGATGAAGTGACGTCACCGCTCCGGGTCGAGCGGCCACGGCCCGGCGTCGCGCGCGTCGTTCTCGACCGGCCCGACCTGAGGAACGCCTTCGACGACGTCCTGATCGCGAGGCTGACGGAAGCGTTCGGGATGCTGGCCGCGGACGACACCGTCCGCGCGATCGTCCTCGCCGGGGAGGGCCGGTCCTTCTGCGCCGGAGCCGACCTCTCCTGGATGAAGAGGATGGTCTCGTACGGGCCCGAGGAGAACCGGCGCGACGCCGCGGCCCTCGCGGAGATGTTCCGCCGCGTCGACACCTGCCCCAGGCCCGTCGTCGCCCGCGTCCAGGGGGCCGCGCTGGGTGGCGGAGCGGGCCTCGTGGCCGTCTGCGACGTCGCCGTCGCGGCGGAAGACGCGCTTTTCGGGACGACGGAGGTTCGGCTCGGCATCGTGCCGGCCGTCATCTCCCCGTTCGTCGTCCGGAAGATCGGCGAGTCGCACGCCCGGCGCTGGTTCCTGACGGGCGAGAGGTTCTCCGCGGCGGAAGCGCTTCGCGCCGGCCTCGTCCACGCCGTCGTGCCGGAAGCGGCGCTCGACGCCGAGGTCGATCGCGTCGTCGACGCTCTCCTTCTCGGCGGGCCCGAGGCCCTCGCCGTCTCGAAGGACCTCGCGCGGCGGATGGGTCGCCTGCCTCTCGACGAGGCGCTCGAGGAGGCGACGGGGGTGATCGCGACGCGTCGCGCTTCGGCGGAAGGGCAGGAGGGGATGCGGGCGTTCCTGGAGCGCCGCAGCCCGTCCTGGACCGAGCGGAGCGTCCCGTGAACGCGCGCCCGTTCCGAAAGGTCCTCGTCGCGAACCGGGGCGAGATCGCCGTCCGCGTCCTCACGGCCTGCCGGACGCAGGGACTCGCGACGGTCGCCGTCGCGTCGGAGGCCGACGTCGGCGCACGCCACGCGCGCCTCGCGGACGAGCTCGTCGTCCTCGGCCCGGCACCGGCCCGGGAGTCGTACCTCGTCGCCGCGAAGATCCTCGACGCCGCGCGCGCCACGGGGGCCGACGCCGTCCATCCCGGCTACGGGTTCCTCTCCGAGAACGGCGCGTTCGCCCGCGCCGTCCTCGACGCCGGGCTGGTCTGGATCGGGCCTCCTCCCACGGCAATGGAGGCGATGGGTCTGAAGGTCCCGTCGCGGGAGCGGATGAAGGCGGCGGGCGTTCCGGTCGTTCCCGGCTCGCACGACCTCTCGCCGACACCCCTCGCCGCGATCGGGTTCCCGCTCGTCATCAAGGCTTCGGCCGGCGGCGGGGGCAAGGGGATGCGTGTCGTCCGGTCGGAAGGGGAGCTCGCCGCGGCGATCGCGTCGTGCCGCCGAGAGGCCGAGGCCGCCTTCGGCGACCCGACGCTCTACGCCGAGAGGTACCTCGAGCACCCCCGTCACATCGAGATCCAGGTCTTCGGCGACGTTCACGGCCGCGTCGTGGCGCTCGGCGAGCGCGAGTGCTCGCTCCAGCGCCGCCACCAGAAAGTCGTCGAGGAGAGCCCTTCCCCCGTGGTGACTC
The sequence above is a segment of the Holophagales bacterium genome. Coding sequences within it:
- the mutS gene encoding DNA mismatch repair protein MutS, with the protein product MRTTPMLEQYWALKREVPDAILLYRLGDFYEMFFEDAEEAAPLLGLVLTARHRDTDVEAPMCGVPHHALEAYVARLVGAGRKVAIAEQTEAPQKGKSLVARAIVRVITPGTLVDPDRLDARQANDLAAIVLSGEAPALAYLDLSTGEFLVMRLDGATPGEMLSRRTARELVAFPSEREAVTRLLEPLGPEAPVLSVLPSESPRGPSAADLLQGHFRTSTLAGFGLPPSGPLVDAAAAVLAYARSTQKADCAHVTSLRTGSAGEGLVVDAVTQGHLELFRSLRDGGRTGTLLSVVDRTGTPFGARALRRILEQPPGAKDAIEERLDAVEDLVSTPSRLEPLRAALATLPDLPRLLARVAVGSGTPRDLGALGLGLARAAALGPILEGSVSTLLTPGGAAYPSGIPDALAARLASTLVEAPPVSAKEGSLVRDGADEAVDALRRLRLDAATLLGALEAAERSRRGIPTLRVKFNQVFGHVFEVPGSARAKIPEDAVKRQTLASVERYATAELVALDEKLRSADERLAEREAEIFRELCDAATAEAAAVGALSSAIGLLDVLASLAGVARAERWCRPRMVAEPVLAVEGGRHPVVEALRRREPFVPNDTDLGGDARVVILTGPNMGGKSTYLRQNALIVLLAHAGSFVPASMATVGLCDRIFTRVGASDSLARGESTFLTEMAETAHILRHATLRSLVVLDEIGRGTATFDGLSLAWAIAEHLHDTPGAPARVLFATHYHELTELALVRPGVKNRTMAVKEWKGEVVFLRKVVDGVADRSYGVQVARLAGIPATVTERAKEILGNLEKQQLDVGGRPRLAEHAGAPPPSDVQLDLFRGQEEVVVDALRRLDLDTLTPLAALNVLASLRARLEGAE
- a CDS encoding glycoside hydrolase family 3 protein, with amino-acid sequence MSLAPRLVVGLEGPGLTPDERAFLSERRPLGVILFPRNLESATQAAALVQEIRAACDPSPLLFVDQEGGPVDRIGPLLGVAFPSAGSLADKGVDRIQECAYLMGRAARLLGFDVDFAPVLDLSQPGTGAVVLAGRCYGFHAEDVVIAGMVFLHGLARAGVASCVKHFPGLGRGPVDSHVSLPVVDAHDVDLMVTDVAPFTKLARAADGVMVGHGAYPGFTGDETPASLSPRIHAILRERIGWDGVVYSDDLGMGALSARSHSDRALEAARAGCDVLVVSGSLAEAVAAADRLEEAGLSEDPGPLARIAALRRRADSFPRTPFGPEAWDALRAEVESWLAELAKPRVSRSFDGPFPL
- the ssb gene encoding single-stranded DNA-binding protein, whose amino-acid sequence is MAGSVNKVILVGHLGGDPEIKALPSGSTMAKLSLATSESWTDKTSGQRQERTEWHKVVVMDPKLAQICERYLSKGQLVYIEGSIQTRSWDDKESGQKKYMTEIKAREMRMLGGRPDGTRGAAAPAGTGTPEPSAEDPDDSVPF
- a CDS encoding D-tyrosyl-tRNA(Tyr) deacylase — translated: MILLLQRVSRAAVRVSGVTVGEVGRGLLVFACVEPGDGTDTMDEAARKTVELRVFEDDQGKMNLDVTQAGGAVLAVSQFTLGADLSRGRRPGFEGAARPDEARPLFGRYLAVLRASGVAVETGSFGASMEVELVNDGPATFTWRTKRRPIP
- a CDS encoding integration host factor subunit beta, with the translated sequence MIKNDLVNRVTEETGVARIKAARAVETIIETMRHSLASGGRIELRGFGVFLVKRRKKGIGRNPKRPDEQVEIPPGFTIRFKPGKELRDLMTVEEPAADPVAASPEQA
- a CDS encoding cobalamin B12-binding domain-containing protein, which codes for MTARPLRVLIAKPGLDGHDRGAKVVARALRDAGMEVIYTGLRQTPEQIAAAAVQEDVDVVGLSILSGAHNVLVPEVIAALTRRGSEGVSVVVGGIIPDRDIAGLTAAGVKAIFPPGTPTTTVIESVRALRRPLEAIAAS
- a CDS encoding LEA type 2 family protein; this encodes MRRIPALALSLVLFVLALPAAAAPRRGTIRAVEVTSLTRQKAFLFVRANLTAAARGARQTFRGDATVWGVPLPLKGPVQVAVQPSGSGWDATFLVDLELGSLPKGLLDRGSATAVPVTLKGTLSGEAGTAVTVDAAGALRPGTSDLVAGRDLAETFVRFAGARLSGIGLAESKGEARIAVFNPFRFDVALRSVRYELSSDGREVARGSRQGLLVRPGRENEIALPLTVGNAAAIAAAGKAVVSGGRLSGRLTGQLVVKLGTGDVKIPLEGSGTIEVMK
- a CDS encoding enoyl-CoA hydratase/isomerase family protein, with translation MTSPLRVERPRPGVARVVLDRPDLRNAFDDVLIARLTEAFGMLAADDTVRAIVLAGEGRSFCAGADLSWMKRMVSYGPEENRRDAAALAEMFRRVDTCPRPVVARVQGAALGGGAGLVAVCDVAVAAEDALFGTTEVRLGIVPAVISPFVVRKIGESHARRWFLTGERFSAAEALRAGLVHAVVPEAALDAEVDRVVDALLLGGPEALAVSKDLARRMGRLPLDEALEEATGVIATRRASAEGQEGMRAFLERRSPSWTERSVP
- a CDS encoding ATP-grasp domain-containing protein, translated to MNARPFRKVLVANRGEIAVRVLTACRTQGLATVAVASEADVGARHARLADELVVLGPAPARESYLVAAKILDAARATGADAVHPGYGFLSENGAFARAVLDAGLVWIGPPPTAMEAMGLKVPSRERMKAAGVPVVPGSHDLSPTPLAAIGFPLVIKASAGGGGKGMRVVRSEGELAAAIASCRREAEAAFGDPTLYAERYLEHPRHIEIQVFGDVHGRVVALGERECSLQRRHQKVVEESPSPVVTPELRARMSEAAVAAARAVGYVNAGTVEFLLDADGSFYFLEMNTRLQVEHPVTEEAWGLDLVTLQLAVAAGQPLPLDLPAAPVAHAIEARLYAEDPENGFLPQVGTVLAYEEPGGPGVRVDSGIEAGSEISVHYDPMLAKIVARGRSREEARRRLVDALGRTVVLGVATNVSWLRRLLETPEFVRGDLDTSLLSRLEVPASPEPPPEVLAAVAGVHSVGDGRGAAATHAAFPDPYAGGAFRVLA